A DNA window from Takifugu flavidus isolate HTHZ2018 chromosome 15, ASM371156v2, whole genome shotgun sequence contains the following coding sequences:
- the LOC130538855 gene encoding RING finger protein 11-like isoform X1 yields MGNCLKSPTSDDISLLHESQSDRASFGDGADPDLEPPPPYQCLTCRSTLNGYQEQAHMPMYHPTPSQARLATQLTEEEQIRIAQRIGLIQHLPKGVYDGGQDGSEKKIRECVICMLDFVYGDPIRFLPCMHIYHMDCIDDWLMRSFTCPSCMEPVDAALLSTYETN; encoded by the exons ATGGGCAACTGTCTCAAGTCCCCGACGTCGGACGACATCTCCCTGCTTCACGAATCCCAGTCAGACAGAGCGAGTTTCGGTGACGGGGCAGATCCGGACctggagccgccgccgccgtatCAA TGTCTGACCTGTAGGTCTACTCTGAATGGTTACCAGGAGCAGGCTCACATGCCCATGTACCATCCCACGCCCAGTCAGGCTCGGCTGGCCACCCagctgacggaggaggagcagatccGCATTGCTCAGCGCATCGGCCTCATCCAGCACCTTCCAAAGGGTGTTTACGATGGAGGACAAGACGGCTCAGAGAAAAAGATCAGAGA gtGCGTGATCTGTATGCTGGACTTTGTTTACGGGGACCCTATCCGATTCCTGCCTTGCATGCACATCTACCACATGGACTGTATAGACGACTGGCTGATGCGATCCTTCACCTGTCCCTCCTGCATGGAGCCCGTGGATGCCGCCCTGCTCTCCACCTACGAGACCAACTGA
- the LOC130538855 gene encoding RING finger protein 11-like isoform X2, with the protein MGNCLKSPTSDDISLLHESQSDRASFGDGADPDLEPPPPYQEQAHMPMYHPTPSQARLATQLTEEEQIRIAQRIGLIQHLPKGVYDGGQDGSEKKIRECVICMLDFVYGDPIRFLPCMHIYHMDCIDDWLMRSFTCPSCMEPVDAALLSTYETN; encoded by the exons ATGGGCAACTGTCTCAAGTCCCCGACGTCGGACGACATCTCCCTGCTTCACGAATCCCAGTCAGACAGAGCGAGTTTCGGTGACGGGGCAGATCCGGACctggagccgccgccgccgtatCAA GAGCAGGCTCACATGCCCATGTACCATCCCACGCCCAGTCAGGCTCGGCTGGCCACCCagctgacggaggaggagcagatccGCATTGCTCAGCGCATCGGCCTCATCCAGCACCTTCCAAAGGGTGTTTACGATGGAGGACAAGACGGCTCAGAGAAAAAGATCAGAGA gtGCGTGATCTGTATGCTGGACTTTGTTTACGGGGACCCTATCCGATTCCTGCCTTGCATGCACATCTACCACATGGACTGTATAGACGACTGGCTGATGCGATCCTTCACCTGTCCCTCCTGCATGGAGCCCGTGGATGCCGCCCTGCTCTCCACCTACGAGACCAACTGA
- the rpe65a gene encoding retinoid isomerohydrolase has protein sequence MVSRFEHPAGSYKKIFETCEDLAEALPATVTGRIPPFLKGSLLRLGPGLFEIGDEPFYHLFDGQALMHKFDFKNGQVTYFRKFIRTDAYVRAITEKRVVITEFGTFAYPDPCKNIFSRFFSYFKGVEVTDNCLVNVYPIGEDYYAVTETNYITKVNVETLETLKKVDMCNYVNINGVTAHPHIEKDGTVYNIGNCMGKGASLAYNIVRTPPTQKDKSDPIEKSKVVVQFPSAERFKPSYVHSFGMSENYFVFVETPVKINLLKFLSAWSIRGSNYMDCFESNESQGTLFHIAKKDPGEYIDVKFKGAAIGMFHHINTFEDQGFIVFDLCSWKGFEFVYNYLWLANLRANWDEVKKAAMMAPQPEVRRYVIPLDVHKEEQGKNLVSLPYTTATATMHSDGTVWLEPEVLFSGPRQAFEFPQINYQKFSGKNYTYAYGLGLNHFIPDRICKLNVKTKETWVWQEPDSYPSEPLFVQTPEGVDEDDGVLLTIVAAPGSQRPAYLLILNAKDLSEVARAEVECSIPVTFHGMYKH, from the exons ATGGTCAGCAG ATTCGAACACCCGGCTGGAAGCTACAAGAAGATATTTGAGACGTGTGAAGACCTGGCCGAGGCTCTTCCAGCAACAGTCACAG GCAGGATTCCTCCATTTCTGAAGGGAAGCCTCCTCCGTTTGGGTCCTGGGCTTTTTGAGATCGGGGATGAACCCTTCTACCACCTTTTCGATGGTCAGGCCCTCATGCACAAGTTTGACTTCAAGAACGGGCAGGTGACCTACTTCCGAAA GTTTATCAGAACTGATGCGTATGTGAGAGCCATCACGGAGAAGCGTGTTGTGATCACTGAGTTCGGCACCTTCGCGTACCCGGATCCCTGCAAGAACATCTTTTCCAG GTTTTTCTCCTACTTCAAGGGCGTAGAGGTCACTGACAACTGCCTGGTGAACGTTTACCCCATCGGGGAGGATTATTACGCCGTGACAGAGACCAACTACATCACTAAAGTCAACGTTGAAACCTTAGAGACTCTGAAGAAG GTTGACATGTGCAACTACGTCAACATTAATGGAGTTACGGCTCATCCTCACATTGAAAAAGATGGAACTGTGTATAACATTGGGAACTGCATGGGGAAGGGAGCGTCTCTGGCCTACAACATCGTCAGGACTCCGCCCACACAGAAAG ATAAATCTGATCCCATTGAGAAATCCAAAGTGGTGGTACAGTTCCCCAGTGCTGAGAGGTTTAAGCCCTCCTACGTGCACAG CTTTGGAATGTCTGAGAActattttgtgtttgtggagaCCCCGGTGAAGATCAACCTGCTGAAGTTCCTGAGCGCCTGGAGCATCCGAGGCTCCAACTACATGGACTGCTTCGAGTCCAACGAGAGCCAGGGA ACCTTGTTTCACATCGCCAAGAAAGATCCCGGCGAGTACATTGATGTGAAGTTCAAAGGGGCCGCCATCGGCATGTTTCACCACATCAACACTTTCGAGGACCAGGGCTTCATCGTTTTCGACCTGTGCTCGTGGAAGGG TTTTGAGTTTGTTTACAACTACCTGTGGTTGGCCAACCTCAGAGCCAACTGGGACGAGGTGAAGAAGGCGGCCATGATGGCGCCGCAGCCCGAGGTCCGCAGATACGTCATCCCCCTGGACGTCCACAAG GAGGAACAGGGGAAGAACCTGGTCAGCTTGCCTTACACCACCGCAACGGCCACGATGCACTCCGATGGGACCGTCTGGCTGGAGCCAGAGGTGCTTTTCTCTGGACCCAGGCAAG CCTTCGAGTTCCCCCAGATCAACTACCAGAAGTTTTCAGGGAAGAACTACACGTATGCCTACGGTCTGGGCCTGAACCATTTCATACCTGACAGG ATCTGCAAGTTAAATGTGAAGACCAAGGAGACCTGGGTCTGGCAGGAGCCAGACTCCTACCCCTCCGAGCCCCTCTTTGTTCAAACCCCAGAGGGAGTCGATGAAGATGACG GAGTGCTGCTGACTATCGTGGCGGCCCCGGGCTCCCAGAGGCCAGCCTACCTCCTCATCCTCAATGCCAAGGACCTGTCTGAGGTCGCCAGGGCAGAGGTGGAGTGCTCGATTCCCGTCACCTTTCACGGGATGTACAAGCACTGA